The following proteins come from a genomic window of Eubalaena glacialis isolate mEubGla1 chromosome X, mEubGla1.1.hap2.+ XY, whole genome shotgun sequence:
- the FHL1 gene encoding four and a half LIM domains protein 1 isoform X2: MAEKFDCHYCRDSLQGKKYVQKDGHHCCLKCFDKFCANTCVECRKPIGADSKEVHYKNRYWHDTCFRCAKCLRSLANETFVAKDNKILCNKCTTREDSPKCKGCFKPIVAGDQNVEYKGTVWHKDCFTCSNCKQVIGTGSFFPKGEDFYCVTCHETKFAKHCVKCNKAITSGGITYQDQPWHAECFVCVTCSKKLAGQRFTAVEDQYYCVDCYKNFVAKKCAGCKNPITGKRTVSRVSHPVSKARKPPVCHGKRLPLTLFPSANLRGRHPGGERTCPSWVVVLYRKNRSLAAPRGPGLVKAPVWWPMKDNPGTTTASTAKNAP; this comes from the exons ATGGCTGAGAAATTCGACTGCCACTACTGCAGGGACTCCCTGCAGGGAAAGAAGTACGTGCAGAAGGACGGCCACCACTGCTGTCTCAAGTGCTTCGACAAGTTCTGCGCCAACACGTGCGTGGAGTGCCGCAAGCCCATCGGCGCCGACTCCAAG GAGGTGCACTACAAGAACCGCTACTGGCACGACACCTGCTTCCGCTGCGCCAAGTGCCTCCGCTCCTTGGCCAATGAGACCTTCGTGGCCAAGGACAACAAGATCCTGTGCAACAAGTGCACCACTCGGGAGGACTCCCCCAAGTGCAAGGGCTGCTTCAAGCCGATCGTGGCAG GAGATCAGAACGTGGAGTACAAGGGCACCGTCTGGCACAAAGACTGCTTCACCTGCAGCAACTGCAAGCAAGTCATCGGGACGGGAAGCTTCTTCCCTAAAGGGGAGGACTTCTACTGCGTGACTTGCCACGAGACCAAGTTTGCCAAGCACTGCGTGAAGTGCAACAAG GCCATCACATCTGGAGGAATCACTTACCAGGATCAGCCCTGGCATGCCGAGTGCTTTGTGTGTGTTACCTGCTCTAAGAAGCTGGCTGGGCAGCGTTTCACCGCTGTGGAGGACCAGTATTACTGCGTGGATTGCTACAAGAACTTTGTGGCCAAGAAGTGTGCTGGATGCAAGAACCCCATCACTG GGAAAAGGACTGTGTCAAGAGTGAGCCACCCAGTCTCTAAAGCTAGGAAGCCCCCAGTGTGCCACGGGAAACGCTTGCCTCTCACCCTGTTTCCCAGCGCCAACCTCCGGGGCAGGCATCCGGGTGGAGAGAGGACTTGTCCCTCGTGGGTGGTGGTTCTTTATAGAAAAAATCGAAGCTTAGCAGCTCCTCGAGGCCCG GGTTTGGTAAAGGCTCCAGTGTGGTGGCCTATGAAGGACAATCCTGGCACGACTACTGCTTCCACTGCAAAAAATGCTCCATGA
- the FHL1 gene encoding four and a half LIM domains protein 1 isoform X1 encodes MASHRHSGPSSYKVGTMAEKFDCHYCRDSLQGKKYVQKDGHHCCLKCFDKFCANTCVECRKPIGADSKEVHYKNRYWHDTCFRCAKCLRSLANETFVAKDNKILCNKCTTREDSPKCKGCFKPIVAGDQNVEYKGTVWHKDCFTCSNCKQVIGTGSFFPKGEDFYCVTCHETKFAKHCVKCNKAITSGGITYQDQPWHAECFVCVTCSKKLAGQRFTAVEDQYYCVDCYKNFVAKKCAGCKNPITGKRTVSRVSHPVSKARKPPVCHGKRLPLTLFPSANLRGRHPGGERTCPSWVVVLYRKNRSLAAPRGPGLVKAPVWWPMKDNPGTTTASTAKNAP; translated from the exons ATGGCTTCCCATAGACACTCAG GTCCCTCCAGCTACAAGGTGGGCACCATGGCTGAGAAATTCGACTGCCACTACTGCAGGGACTCCCTGCAGGGAAAGAAGTACGTGCAGAAGGACGGCCACCACTGCTGTCTCAAGTGCTTCGACAAGTTCTGCGCCAACACGTGCGTGGAGTGCCGCAAGCCCATCGGCGCCGACTCCAAG GAGGTGCACTACAAGAACCGCTACTGGCACGACACCTGCTTCCGCTGCGCCAAGTGCCTCCGCTCCTTGGCCAATGAGACCTTCGTGGCCAAGGACAACAAGATCCTGTGCAACAAGTGCACCACTCGGGAGGACTCCCCCAAGTGCAAGGGCTGCTTCAAGCCGATCGTGGCAG GAGATCAGAACGTGGAGTACAAGGGCACCGTCTGGCACAAAGACTGCTTCACCTGCAGCAACTGCAAGCAAGTCATCGGGACGGGAAGCTTCTTCCCTAAAGGGGAGGACTTCTACTGCGTGACTTGCCACGAGACCAAGTTTGCCAAGCACTGCGTGAAGTGCAACAAG GCCATCACATCTGGAGGAATCACTTACCAGGATCAGCCCTGGCATGCCGAGTGCTTTGTGTGTGTTACCTGCTCTAAGAAGCTGGCTGGGCAGCGTTTCACCGCTGTGGAGGACCAGTATTACTGCGTGGATTGCTACAAGAACTTTGTGGCCAAGAAGTGTGCTGGATGCAAGAACCCCATCACTG GGAAAAGGACTGTGTCAAGAGTGAGCCACCCAGTCTCTAAAGCTAGGAAGCCCCCAGTGTGCCACGGGAAACGCTTGCCTCTCACCCTGTTTCCCAGCGCCAACCTCCGGGGCAGGCATCCGGGTGGAGAGAGGACTTGTCCCTCGTGGGTGGTGGTTCTTTATAGAAAAAATCGAAGCTTAGCAGCTCCTCGAGGCCCG GGTTTGGTAAAGGCTCCAGTGTGGTGGCCTATGAAGGACAATCCTGGCACGACTACTGCTTCCACTGCAAAAAATGCTCCATGA
- the FHL1 gene encoding four and a half LIM domains protein 1 isoform X3 produces MASHRHSGPSSYKVGTMAEKFDCHYCRDSLQGKKYVQKDGHHCCLKCFDKFCANTCVECRKPIGADSKEVHYKNRYWHDTCFRCAKCLRSLANETFVAKDNKILCNKCTTREDSPKCKGCFKPIVAGDQNVEYKGTVWHKDCFTCSNCKQVIGTGSFFPKGEDFYCVTCHETKFAKHCVKCNKAITSGGITYQDQPWHAECFVCVTCSKKLAGQRFTAVEDQYYCVDCYKNFVAKKCAGCKNPITGFGKGSSVVAYEGQSWHDYCFHCKKCSMNLANKRFVFHQEQVYCPDCAKKL; encoded by the exons ATGGCTTCCCATAGACACTCAG GTCCCTCCAGCTACAAGGTGGGCACCATGGCTGAGAAATTCGACTGCCACTACTGCAGGGACTCCCTGCAGGGAAAGAAGTACGTGCAGAAGGACGGCCACCACTGCTGTCTCAAGTGCTTCGACAAGTTCTGCGCCAACACGTGCGTGGAGTGCCGCAAGCCCATCGGCGCCGACTCCAAG GAGGTGCACTACAAGAACCGCTACTGGCACGACACCTGCTTCCGCTGCGCCAAGTGCCTCCGCTCCTTGGCCAATGAGACCTTCGTGGCCAAGGACAACAAGATCCTGTGCAACAAGTGCACCACTCGGGAGGACTCCCCCAAGTGCAAGGGCTGCTTCAAGCCGATCGTGGCAG GAGATCAGAACGTGGAGTACAAGGGCACCGTCTGGCACAAAGACTGCTTCACCTGCAGCAACTGCAAGCAAGTCATCGGGACGGGAAGCTTCTTCCCTAAAGGGGAGGACTTCTACTGCGTGACTTGCCACGAGACCAAGTTTGCCAAGCACTGCGTGAAGTGCAACAAG GCCATCACATCTGGAGGAATCACTTACCAGGATCAGCCCTGGCATGCCGAGTGCTTTGTGTGTGTTACCTGCTCTAAGAAGCTGGCTGGGCAGCGTTTCACCGCTGTGGAGGACCAGTATTACTGCGTGGATTGCTACAAGAACTTTGTGGCCAAGAAGTGTGCTGGATGCAAGAACCCCATCACTG GGTTTGGTAAAGGCTCCAGTGTGGTGGCCTATGAAGGACAATCCTGGCACGACTACTGCTTCCACTGCAAAAAATGCTCCATGAATCTGGCCAACAAGCGCTTTGTTTTCCATCAGGAGCAAGTGTATTGCCCCGACTGTGCCAAAAAGCTGTAA